One segment of Patulibacter sp. SYSU D01012 DNA contains the following:
- a CDS encoding membrane dipeptidase, translating to MPSPSLPVLDGHHDALTRRTADRLVDGRPDGHFDLPRARRGGVVASFWAVWCSDVELDLDHDRVEEPGGGWALPLAAELPRGAAAAQATQAAGRLLDLERRGALRVARGVADLDAAAAGGPHAAILHLEGAEPLDPGLEALDLWHAAGLRSLGPVWSRPNAFGDGVAFRFPSSPDTGGGLTDAGRRLVRACNARGILVDLSHLTARGFFDVAAVSDAPLVATHAGAHAVAPGSRNLTDDQLDAIAAADGLVGISFVVDFARRDGRNDVDTPLTSLVAHVRHVADRIGVEHVALGSDFDGGDVPRAVGDVAGVPRLLDALRDDGFDADEVERIAWGNWRRVLGATWR from the coding sequence GTGCCGTCCCCCTCGCTCCCCGTCCTCGACGGGCACCACGACGCCCTGACCCGCCGCACCGCCGACCGCCTGGTCGACGGGCGGCCCGACGGGCACTTCGATCTGCCGCGCGCCCGGCGCGGGGGCGTCGTGGCGTCGTTCTGGGCCGTCTGGTGCAGCGACGTGGAGCTGGACCTGGACCACGACCGGGTGGAGGAGCCGGGCGGCGGCTGGGCGCTGCCGCTCGCCGCCGAGCTGCCCCGCGGCGCCGCGGCCGCCCAGGCGACGCAGGCCGCCGGCCGGCTGCTGGACCTGGAGCGGCGCGGCGCCCTGCGCGTCGCGCGGGGCGTCGCCGACCTGGACGCCGCGGCCGCCGGCGGCCCGCACGCCGCGATCCTGCATCTGGAGGGCGCCGAGCCGCTCGACCCGGGGCTGGAGGCCCTCGACCTGTGGCATGCGGCCGGCCTGCGCTCTCTCGGCCCGGTCTGGAGCCGCCCCAACGCGTTCGGCGACGGCGTGGCGTTCCGCTTCCCGTCGTCGCCCGACACCGGCGGCGGACTGACCGACGCCGGCCGACGCCTCGTCCGCGCGTGCAACGCGCGCGGCATCCTCGTCGACCTCAGCCACCTGACGGCCCGCGGCTTCTTCGACGTCGCGGCCGTGTCGGACGCGCCGCTCGTGGCGACGCACGCGGGCGCGCACGCCGTGGCGCCCGGATCGCGCAACCTCACGGACGATCAGCTGGACGCGATCGCCGCCGCCGACGGGCTGGTCGGCATCTCGTTCGTGGTCGACTTCGCCCGCCGGGACGGCCGCAACGACGTCGACACCCCGCTGACGTCCCTCGTCGCCCATGTCCGGCACGTCGCCGACCGGATCGGCGTGGAGCACGTGGCGCTCGGCTCGGACTTCGACGGCGGCGACGTGCCGCGGGCGGTCGGCGACGTGGCGGGCGTCCCGCGGCTGCTCGACGCGCTGCGCGACGACGGCTTCGACGCGGACGAGGTCGAGCGGATCGCGTGGGGCAACTGGCGTCGCGTGCTCGGCGCCACCTGGCGCTGA